From Cherax quadricarinatus isolate ZL_2023a chromosome 49, ASM3850222v1, whole genome shotgun sequence:
aaatattaacaatgctactactactactaataataataatacatatatgcaTGTTGCATTTACATTTATAAGCATCAAGACTACATGTGCTAggaatacacatttatataagaTACACAATTCAGTATAACTGTAGTGTGCCTACATTATACACATCAGCACATTTATTCATATACAACAGTCTACATACCTAATATTTTACAGTATACTTACATTACAGACACCAAGACCAAGCTTATGCAGAAAGTTGATGGCAGCATCAGTGCCACCGGTAAGCAGGTAAGCACCAATGAGTGCTTCAACACTGTCAGCGATGCTTTTATCTGACAACATGTGTTGACTCCAGGGATTGTAGCAGCAGCTTCCAGTGTTATTCTTACTCTCCTTCCCTTCTGAATCAATTTCCATCTCCTCGGCCTCCTGCAACATTGACCACAACAATCAAAAGTTTGAGAATGCAAAACTATAGaggaaaaatatgaaatatttacGTATTATAAATTTTAAGACAAGGAAAAGGCACAAAGATAGAAAGTTTAGAGAAAAATAAAACTCAAAATAATAAGGCTGAACAATTCATCAACTAACCCCACAATTTGGAGAGACTTTAGACTTTATTTCAATTTGTCCTGAACCATTATTAATTTACCATTGTGATTTAACAGTGGTGTCTGACAGAGCATGAAATTTAGAGCTCTAAGTCATGAACCATAAGCAAGTCACCAAGACCTACCTGCTGCAAGTTGTTCAGGTCATCAATACAAGGGCCAACCTGCTGCAGGTTCTTCAGGTCATAAATACAAGGACCTACCTGCTGTGGGGTGTTCAGGTTCACAAAGAATACATGGACCTACCCGCTATAGGTTGTTCAGGTTCACTAAGAATACAACGACCTACATGCTGCTGGTTGTTCAAGTTCACAAAGAATACAAGGACCTACCTGCTGCGGGGTGTTCAGGTCACAAAGAATACAAGGACCTACCTGTTGCAGGTTGCTCAGGTTCACAAAGCTTAAAAGGATGTACCTGTTTCAGGTCGTCCAGGTTATCAACACGAGCCCACTTGTCATAAGCAACATCGTATCTCCTCAGTTGTTCATTAACCTTGGGCTTCATTAAGAACCCTGGCAGGAAACCATTAACAGGGGGTTCCAAGTTAACTGACTGGATCTTCTGTGGTACTGCTTTTAACTTTGCCAGGGAAAACAGAGTTCTGTTGCAGATGAGTTTTCCTCGACGCTGAGTGAGTCTACCTTCGTGGTTCTTTGTCTCTTTCAGAAATAAATATTCCGAGGTGATGTACTTGAGGAAAGAATCTCCGAGAACTTCCAATCTTTCCAGATCGAAGTTATCATTGGCGCCACGAAGAGTGAGAGCATGGAGTAACGCAAATGGATGCATAAAATCACTCTTCCTTTCCACTAAAGACACACATAAATTCTGCTGAGTCTCCCTTGTTCTTGCAATTACTTCTTCACTCCAATTGAAAATTATTTTGTGGTCTAAACATTCTGAGGTCAACCCTGAGTCGCTTATGGTAGCATTGAGCTGGTGCGCCAAATTTAGACTATTGAGGCGATGAAGTATGGAAGGAATGCACATGACTTGCCACCAGAGAGAAGCCTTCAGAGGCAGTATGCCACACAGCTCTGGCACAAGCTTCACAGAATCACTGTTAAGCTTCTTTTTCTGTTTATAAGAGGATGGAGGCTTCAAGTAGTTGAGTTCTTTAGGTACATGTTTTGCTGCTAATAAAGGCTGCTGCATGTTAGAAATTTTCGCATCATATTTCTGGGTGTAGTAGTCAAAGTAAGAGGTGCACAGTTTCTTAGACCTAGGAAACTCTGCTTGTGGAGTATAGTTGGTCAATATTTGTTTAACATAGAACATGCGGACAGTTTTTCCTGTTTCATACAAGGGATATATTATAGCATCCTCATAACAAGAACTCTGAAAACTGAAAGATCCTGCTTGTGAGCTACACACAATAGGTGCTCTAAGAGATTCCAAACTGCATACCTGATTTAGAACATCCATATCAATGGTGCTGGCTTGTCCCATTGGTACAACATATACACCTGAGCCTTTAGCATTAAAATCAAAAAGCACTGAATTGATCTGCAGCAATGTTTCAAAAATTAACTTGTGGAAGTGCTCAATTCTGCTCATCAACTCAGGACTTTCGCCACTAATTTCCTTAATAAATTCCAATTTAACTTCCACCTCTCCCCATTTAGGGTAATAGAGTGTGAATGGACAATGTATCAAGTTGCCTTGGCAAATCAGTCCAAGTGATACATCACTCTTTGTGGAATTTATGAGCAGATCAGTAGCTTGTGTACCTGTTGGCTGAATGGTAATAAAATAGAGCTTATATACTCCTTCATCAAGATGAGTAAATGCTTGGCATACCTCTTTGTCATAAACTTGCCGTCTCTTCTTGGTGCCAGGCTGGGGTTCCCCAGCCTTGATGGGTGCTTCTGGAGGAACATCTACTAGACCTTCCAATAAGCTATCATCTGATATCTCAGCTGGCCTCAAGTGGTGGTCTAACTCTCCTATCTCATGCAACTTTTTGCAAAGGCAGAGTGCTGCACTTTTCTTAGCCAAGTCTTTATTTTCCATGCAGTCCCCTTGCACGTTGTCCCTGAAGCAAGCATTGATGGGTAACTTTATCTCAGCTACACACCCGCCCTCACTCTTCTTGTAGACAACTTCTGGCGTCAGCAGTGTAAACTTGTCCTGAGGTAACTTACCACAGTATACATTAATAAGTGGTATAGCAGAATTAATAGTGACTTTGGGCCCTTCAACACCATAAGGTTCATAGGGAGCAATATATTCGTCTTCAGCAAAGTGGGTGCTGGCCTCTGCACTTGTTGGTAATTGACGATCATGACACGACTGTGTCAAGAAGCCTTCAATTTCCCTATAAACCTCCACTGTTTCAAGCAGATCTTTTAGTTCACTCTCCTTGACCATAATTAAGTACCTTGATGGATGTGCACGGGCTCGTCCTCTCGACTGCACATAGGAACGATAGTTTAGTGGCCTGTCGAAGCGTATAACTACATTGCACTTTCTAATATCTACACCTTCTTCTAACACACTAGTTGTAACTATAAAATTGCAGTCCCCATTACGAAATTTATTCAGTGTTTCCTTCTGCTTGCGAAGTTCCAGTTGAGCCAAGCGAATATCAAAGCCCAAGCGAGAATTTGAACCCACAACATACAAGGGTTTTACAAATGCAAAATCATCACTTTCTTTAGCAGCCTCTAGCAATAAATCATAGAGAATTTTAGCAGTATTTCTCCTCTCAACAAAGATCAGTCCATACACCTCCTCTTTACATACACTAAATATTTCATATAACTTCTTAACCTTGTTGGAAACATGCATAAGAGGGCCCATTATGGTTTCCTCTTTTGTACAGAAGTCGTATATTTCTTTAAGCTTCTCTCTGAGCATTGCAATTAATTCCCGAACCGTGGGAACATCCTCGATCTGCTCCATAATGTCAAGGTGATCAATCTCATACATAATAGCCCGAGAGACGCACCAGTCTCCTAGACTGTCCATGATGTGAATAATATTCTCCATTTTTTTCTTAACCATTGTCTTGGATTTCTTTTTAATATCTTGCTGACACTTTGCATCTTCTATAATTGTTTGTAACCGAGCCCTAATTGACTCTCGGTACTCAGAAGCTTCATCAGAGTCATAACAAATTACTTTCTCCTTTGGACCAGTACTATATTTAACAACTTCATTATGATCAGTAGTCGTCACTAATGCACAATCCATTGCAGTTTCCAGTTTCTTCATCAGGCCTATCGCTTCATTCTTTTTACACTTACGATGAATGACACAAGCTGTCAGCCCTAGAACTCTAGGACATTTCACAGGGAAAGATGCCTTCACCTTCTCGTACTCTCTCATGATCTGTCGCATGGGGTGTGACCCAGTTGTGTGATGACACTCATCCATAATGATCAGGTTGACTGAGGACAATGGTAACTTGGCATGAAGAACTAATTCCTTGAAGATTTCTGCAACCATCACAAGCACCTCATTCTTCTCCAGTTCTTCGAACCACTGTGAGagaacaacacacaactcaggaatAATACTAGATACAAAAATTTCTGATATTTCCTGTGTCTGGCTTAACCTGAGCAAAAACTCAATGTGTGTGCATAAAGACCCAAAAGCTAGAACTCTCTACCTGAcaactctcagtctctctctgtctgccaGCTGCTTCAAAGATACAGAAGggctctgcttatacagcaggttaggttccgggctaccgcTGTAAActgaaaatcgctgtaaagtaaAACAAACCTTTTTCATTTTCAAATGGTATACAGAAGCttgataacatatttacactatcatatattaagtgagcaatagagttaGGTATAAAAAAATGCATGAACAGTACACatattacttatcttaaaatattttagtccttagcttatagcgagtagtgaatatatttattgtacgaagtctgaataaatgaagaataggtataactgaaaactgcattacagtggacccccggttaacgaacttttttcattccagtagtatattcaggtgccagtactgaccgaattttttcccataaggaatattgtgaagtagattagtccatttcagacccccaaacatacacgtacaaacgcacttacataaatacacttacataattggtcgcatttggaggtgatcgttaagcgggggtccactgtattagcaaaatgctgtaaagtaaAGCAATATTCTTTCAACCTGTATTGTCCATCCTCGTTCATTATTCATTCATCTTGTGTACCTAGTGTCATCTTTAACATATCGCtaattctattttttttattgaattactaaatacagtggacccccggttaacgatattttttcattccagaagtatgttcaggtgccagtactgactgaatttgttctcataaggaatattgtgaagtagattagtccatttcagacctccaaacatacacgtacaaacgcacttacataaatacacttacataattggtcgcattgggaggtgatcgttaagcgggggtccactctaCCTCCAATATTTTAAAAACTACGTATTCTTATTCTCATACATTTGTAATAAAAATTTAGTGTTATGGCTACCCAAAATgatttgcataacaaggggctgtcTATatttcaagtacagtggaccctcagttaatggCAGCATCAGCCAATGGCAAAATAAGTTAGCACCACGTTTTTgtatcaaaatattggctcagctaACGCCCAAGAACTCGGTTAAGGGCATTCATCCAGAACGTGTCCGTGCAGCCTGAGCTGCCAGCAGCTGTCTGTCCACTCCACGTACAGgtagtgccattgtttacaagccaatgAAGACGATTCCACGCGTACATGAGATagattttgtattattccattgtttttagtgcttgtaactgctcaataagccaccatgggcccaaagaaagcttctagtgccaaccttgtggtaaagagggtgagaaatactattgaaatgaagaaagatcaTCACAAAATACGAGAGTGGAGTGAGTGTCTCCGAGTTGGCCAGGTTATATAACAaatcccattcaaccatcactactatattggccaacaaaaaggcaatcatgGAAGCAGTTGTTGCGAAAGATGCAAgtgtgcttacaaaacagagatcgcaaatactcaaaagatgtggagagactgttgttggtgtggatcaacgagaaacaattatctggagatagtgtttctcagtcaataaTGTGTGAAAAGgtaaggcagttgcatgcagatctccttaagaaaatgcctccaaatagtGCTGATATTgacgaatttaaggccagcaaaggctggtttgagagatttaagaatcatagtggcatacagtgtgataaggtatggtgaggctgccagttctgacaaaaaggcggctgaaaaatatgtgcaggactttaacccctaaacggtccaaacgtatatatacgttcttacgcgtagcgccccaaatgtatatatacgttttaattttcctgcctccaaatttggcacgattgcccTGAGATGCTTGGTCAGCATAGACTGGGTCTTAACACtctgtgtgcaccatattaaaaaaatctgggaccatttagtaccttgtgggagtgccagttaaattgagcgccagctgcaaacaccaaggattcactgatgtaacgTCATATTGACACTCCTCTTTTaaaaggaaagtgatgttaaccccaagtttagagTCTGtcgatctctgtctatctctgtttctgtctacctctatctgtctctgtcgatctgtctctgtctatctctttcaatctgtctctgtctatctctgtctcacaggtacacataaatacaagtatacatagtgtaaattacctaggataacaccaaaaatccagacaaagtgctatactctgcttaaagatatgagtaaacgtgatgacgcagtcttgtggctctctctgaggcAGAGAACTAGactgatagacagatagacagggagcttgacagacagaaaaatagacagacatgtttgtgtaccagcgaaaacaaagccagggcgatgctcatcaaatgtcatctctaatcttttcttatcaagtgTTATCGCTGCACCCTCGcatatgctcatcaaacgtcagctcttatcaaatgttatctcatcttatcatgtcactgtcaggggtggactttgtttttcatgcttcaagggaacttattattacctattattattattattatgtattcttctcctcctccacccaggacacaagcctatgaaagacaggctaactctcatgttttgttgtaatgctagtagggattgcaaagtgaagcctctgCTCATGTATCATTCTGAAACTACCAGagcgttcaagaaaaacagtgtcgttaagcctaaattgtgtgtgatgtggagagcaaacagtaaggtaTGGGTTACTAGGGGTATTTTCCATGATGGGTTCTATGatatgtttggccccagtgtgaaaaaatgcctcctggaaaataaattggaactcaagtgcctcctggtattagacaatggtcctgctcatcctccagacttggaaaagCGAATTGTGGGGGAGTTTATTTTCATCAAAGTGAAATTTTTGccccctaacaccactcctctcctccagcttgtggaccagtaggtcatttcaaatttcaaaaaactgtacaccaaagcagtgtttcaaaagtgctttgaagtggctTCAGAcattgaattgaccctaagagagttctggaaagatcacttcagtatcctcagttgaaTAAACTTTATAGGTAGGTCTTGGgatggagtgacttccaggactttgaactctgcttggaggaaattgtggccagaaagtgcacaagagagggattttgaagggtttgaggctaaccctgaggagcctatgacagttatggaatctattgtgtcattggggaagtccatggggttggaggttagtggcaaggatgtggaagagttggtggaggacgaagatgaagagctaaccactgatgagctgcaagagcttgaggagaaacagcaacagaccacagcacaGGAATTTCCTtcggaggagaaggaagagagatggaggaagttgcctcgtcaaagattaaggacatttgtacactgtggacaaaggtgcaagcatttatggatgaacattaccttgacacagctgttgcaagccgtactggcaacatgtacaatgacactattgtgtcccattttagggaaatcttaaagagacaccagaaacagagctctctggacagatttctGGTGCGACAGGGGTtcagcgactctcaagctggtcctagtggcactaaaaaacaaagaagggaggtaacccaagaaaaggacttgttacccgaagtctttatggaaggcgATTCCCCATCCAAACAactgtaaactcctccatcctctgccctcttcctatctcatcactcatcaataaatcctcagtaaaggtaagtgtcatttcagtattgcttattctgcatgtctcattgttttctgtgtagggaaatgtatgtttcatgtaaaaaaattattttgtttaatttaatacttttgggtgtttggaacggattaattggatttccattatttcttatggggaaaattaattcctATAACGTCAAAATCTGTtaaaggcaagctctctggaacggattaatgccgttatccgagggtccactgtaccataaTTTTATAATATACTGTACTCATTCTACAGAAATTAAGTTCAAGGGTGGGTAGGGCATTCCATCTTGTTTTATTGCTTTTTTGCTACATTGGACTCAATTACTGACAAAGTCTAAACCATGACAGTAATCTGAATTATATTAAAAAGAAATCAAAGTGCCAAAGTCAAAAGTATTTCATAAAAATTCTATAAGGCACCTAAAGCCAAAATGGAATATTGCAGCCATGACCCACCTTCTCAGGAGTCCAAAAATCCACGCCCATCGAGCCTTCGTACCTGCCCACCTGCAGTCCAGTGTGTGTCTCTATTGCAAGTGCTTGTTGATGTACCAAGGGCACCGTGTTCACCACAAACACTGTACGCTTGTTACCCTCAGACAATAGTCCACGAATCTAgggagtaaattattattattattcctaggtaggaggttggtagacagcaaccaccaaggagaaactaccatcctgtggtagcaggttggtagatagcaatgacccagcgaggtactaccatcctgtggtactaggttgttagacagcaaccacccaggtaggtactaccatcctgccaagtgagtgtgaaatggaaacctgtaattattttacatgatggcaggattgctggcaTCTCTTTTTCCGTCTCATAAACACAGAGGACAACAGGTATATCTTGCAACTTCTACTTATtctttggtcacactacacatgcatgcgcacgcacgcacgcacatgcacacgcatatatatatatatatatatgcaaaacaaccactgtaaaagaatagagaaattccaagcgctttcgtgactactcacattatcaaggaacaatgaaagtaaagcatcaaaggaaggtatataaaggggtagcccacacctcactatcagatcccacaacaaaaaaacacctgacgcacgactcataagaaagggaacactgcagcaggcccgccggcccaactagacgaatttgtagtccagagttcatagataaggaaatatccaaaatttatgaaataggtattgatttgaaatacccaagaaatgtaattgataaatcttttaaagttgctagaaatactttttacaatccaaaaagggacaaccagccttattcaactaaaaatatgttggttcccccttaccatgaaaacttggttgatatgccttctcttcttaagacttttaatattaaagttgtattcaaaaatcttgatacagtaaaaaaacttttgataaagaattccccccaaaatgctgatggatgtgtttatctataagattccttgtaaaatttgcgataaagtttattacggtcaaactggtaaaaatcttgaactaagattaaaacaacataaatatagcatagaactggacaagattccaatgctctatttattcatctaagagattttaaccatctaattgattttcaaaaagttgagaaagtagtatcaagcaagtccatggtcgacaggaatataattgaatcttgtttcataaaaaacagttttgacaataatatgaatatttcctttggtttatataaattagatccatttataattaatagaatttgggaagaatttaataatacattggacaaataataatttttaaaattcttatttcttgggtagaatagtttgttggtgggttgtgtgaaggacctgtctagttggaccggcgggcctgctgcagtgttccctgtcttatgagtcgcgcatcaggtgtttctttgttgtgggatctgatagtgaggtgtgggctacccctttatataccttcctttgatgctttattttcattgttccttaataatgtgagtagtcacgaaagtgcttggaatttctctattctttcacagtggttgtttt
This genomic window contains:
- the LOC128697058 gene encoding endoribonuclease Dicer-like isoform X1, with protein sequence MASELTGYSPPHQKNVVETCCKRRLGSEEDSSAEPDVKKVILESGVSFKTSLGDGVPGPTSETGVSSRTPLSNGTADPASKSGVSSRASMSDGVPGPAGSCTKTMAATHAGVSQIPDTAGEAEAPEGGFDFAARAYQLELFEEARKRNSILVLGTGSGKTFISILLIKELAEQIRGLLSEGNKRTVFVVNTVPLVHQQALAIETHTGLQVGRYEGSMGVDFWTPEKWFEELEKNEVLVMVAEIFKELVLHAKLPLSSVNLIIMDECHHTTGSHPMRQIMREYEKVKASFPVKCPRVLGLTACVIHRKCKKNEAIGLMKKLETAMDCALVTTTDHNEVVKYSTGPKEKVICYDSDEASEYRESIRARLQTIIEDAKCQQDIKKKSKTMVKKKMENIIHIMDSLGDWCVSRAIMYEIDHLDIMEQIEDVPTVRELIAMLREKLKEIYDFCTKEETIMGPLMHVSNKVKKLYEIFSVCKEEVYGLIFVERRNTAKILYDLLLEAAKESDDFAFVKPLYVVGSNSRLGFDIRLAQLELRKQKETLNKFRNGDCNFIVTTSVLEEGVDIRKCNVVIRFDRPLNYRSYVQSRGRARAHPSRYLIMVKESELKDLLETVEVYREIEGFLTQSCHDRQLPTSAEASTHFAEDEYIAPYEPYGVEGPKVTINSAIPLINVYCGKLPQDKFTLLTPEVVYKKSEGGCVAEIKLPINACFRDNVQGDCMENKDLAKKSAALCLCKKLHEIGELDHHLRPAEISDDSLLEGLVDVPPEAPIKAGEPQPGTKKRRQVYDKEVCQAFTHLDEGVYKLYFITIQPTGTQATDLLINSTKSDVSLGLICQGNLIHCPFTLYYPKWGEVEVKLEFIKEISGESPELMSRIEHFHKLIFETLLQINSVLFDFNAKGSGVYVVPMGQASTIDMDVLNQVCSLESLRAPIVCSSQAGSFSFQSSCYEDAIIYPLYETGKTVRMFYVKQILTNYTPQAEFPRSKKLCTSYFDYYTQKYDAKISNMQQPLLAAKHVPKELNYLKPPSSYKQKKKLNSDSVKLVPELCGILPLKASLWWQVMCIPSILHRLNSLNLAHQLNATISDSGLTSECLDHKIIFNWSEEVIARTRETQQNLCVSLVERKSDFMHPFALLHALTLRGANDNFDLERLEVLGDSFLKYITSEYLFLKETKNHEGRLTQRRGKLICNRTLFSLAKLKAVPQKIQSVNLEPPVNGFLPGFLMKPKVNEQLRRYDVAYDKWARVDNLDDLKQEAEEMEIDSEGKESKNNTGSCCYNPWSQHMLSDKSIADSVEALIGAYLLTGGTDAAINFLHKLGLGVCNGESLLKSQLDVPSAVVSQDAQQAESEIRRYYRISCLDRLEKAIKYSFNDKSFIVQAVTHSSYSPNKVTDCYQRLEFLGDAVLDYLVTGHIYSNYTSYSPGQISDLRSHYVKNETLAKVAAEMKLTKHLLHMAPKLSASIDKFLKLLEEPYEEDTLNTEEDEVDAEDVDIPKALGDLVESIVGAVYLDSGRSLQETWEVIKVMMGDMLNKHLTDIPVNCVRELYELVNEKVPGGVTFEKVPRLENDDEAKYHVKIQGLPVVCGKGKNYRTAKIAAAKLGLREYRAHLPKKNV
- the LOC128697058 gene encoding endoribonuclease Dicer-like isoform X2 gives rise to the protein MASELTGYSPPHQKNVVETCCKRRLGSEEDSSAEPDVKKVILESGVSFKTSLGDGVPGPTSETGVSSRTPLSNGTADPASKSGVSSRASMSDGVPGPAGSCTKTMAATHAGVSQIPDTAGEAEAPEGGFDFAARAYQLELFEEARKRNSILVLGTGSGKTFISILLIKELAEQIRGLLSEGNKRTVFVVNTVPLVHQQALAIETHTGLQVGRYEGSMGVDFWTPEKWFEELEKNEVLVMVAEIFKELVLHAKLPLSSVNLIIMDECHHTTGSHPMRQIMREYEKVKASFPVKCPRVLGLTACVIHRKCKKNEAIGLMKKLETAMDCALVTTTDHNEVVKYSTGPKEKVICYDSDEASEYRESIRARLQTIIEDAKCQQDIKKKSKTMVKKKMENIIHIMDSLGDWCVSRAIMYEIDHLDIMEQIEDVPTVRELIAMLREKLKEIYDFCTKEETIMGPLMHVSNKVKKLYEIFSVCKEEVYGLIFVERRNTAKILYDLLLEAAKESDDFAFVKPLYVVGSNSRLGFDIRLAQLELRKQKETLNKFRNGDCNFIVTTSVLEEGVDIRKCNVVIRFDRPLNYRSYVQSRGRARAHPSRYLIMVKESELKDLLETVEVYREIEGFLTQSCHDRQLPTSAEASTHFAEDEYIAPYEPYGVEGPKVTINSAIPLINVYCGKLPQDKFTLLTPEVVYKKSEGGCVAEIKLPINACFRDNVQGDCMENKDLAKKSAALCLCKKLHEIGELDHHLRPAEISDDSLLEGLVDVPPEAPIKAGEPQPGTKKRRQVYDKEVCQAFTHLDEGVYKLYFITIQPTGTQATDLLINSTKSDVSLGLICQGNLIHCPFTLYYPKWGEVEVKLEFIKEISGESPELMSRIEHFHKLIFETLLQINSVLFDFNAKGSGVYVVPMGQASTIDMDVLNQVCSLESLRAPIVCSSQAGSFSFQSSCYEDAIIYPLYETGKTVRMFYVKQILTNYTPQAEFPRSKKLCTSYFDYYTQKYDAKISNMQQPLLAAKHVPKELNYLKPPSSYKQKKKLNSDSVKLVPELCGILPLKASLWWQVMCIPSILHRLNSLNLAHQLNATISDSGLTSECLDHKIIFNWSEEVIARTRETQQNLCVSLVERKSDFMHPFALLHALTLRGANDNFDLERLEVLGDSFLKYITSEYLFLKETKNHEGRLTQRRGKLICNRTLFSLAKLKAVPQKIQSVNLEPPVNGFLPGFLMKPKVNEQLRRYDVAYDKWARVDNLDDLKQEAEEMEIDSEGKESKNNTGSCCYNPWSQHMLSDKSIADSVEALIGAYLLTGGTDAAINFLHKLGLGVCNGESLLKSQLDVPSAVVSQDAQQAESEIRRYYRISCLDRLEKAIKYSFNDKSFIVQAVTHSSYSPNKVTDCYQRLEFLGDAVLDYLVTGHIYSNYTSYSPGQISDLRSHYVKNETLAKVAAEMKLTKHLLHMAPKLSASIDKFLKLLEEPYEEDTLNTEEDEVDAEDVDIPKALGDLVESIVGAVYLDSGRSLQIQGLPVVCGKGKNYRTAKIAAAKLGLREYRAHLPKKNV
- the LOC128697058 gene encoding endoribonuclease Dicer-like isoform X3, translated to MVAEIFKELVLHAKLPLSSVNLIIMDECHHTTGSHPMRQIMREYEKVKASFPVKCPRVLGLTACVIHRKCKKNEAIGLMKKLETAMDCALVTTTDHNEVVKYSTGPKEKVICYDSDEASEYRESIRARLQTIIEDAKCQQDIKKKSKTMVKKKMENIIHIMDSLGDWCVSRAIMYEIDHLDIMEQIEDVPTVRELIAMLREKLKEIYDFCTKEETIMGPLMHVSNKVKKLYEIFSVCKEEVYGLIFVERRNTAKILYDLLLEAAKESDDFAFVKPLYVVGSNSRLGFDIRLAQLELRKQKETLNKFRNGDCNFIVTTSVLEEGVDIRKCNVVIRFDRPLNYRSYVQSRGRARAHPSRYLIMVKESELKDLLETVEVYREIEGFLTQSCHDRQLPTSAEASTHFAEDEYIAPYEPYGVEGPKVTINSAIPLINVYCGKLPQDKFTLLTPEVVYKKSEGGCVAEIKLPINACFRDNVQGDCMENKDLAKKSAALCLCKKLHEIGELDHHLRPAEISDDSLLEGLVDVPPEAPIKAGEPQPGTKKRRQVYDKEVCQAFTHLDEGVYKLYFITIQPTGTQATDLLINSTKSDVSLGLICQGNLIHCPFTLYYPKWGEVEVKLEFIKEISGESPELMSRIEHFHKLIFETLLQINSVLFDFNAKGSGVYVVPMGQASTIDMDVLNQVCSLESLRAPIVCSSQAGSFSFQSSCYEDAIIYPLYETGKTVRMFYVKQILTNYTPQAEFPRSKKLCTSYFDYYTQKYDAKISNMQQPLLAAKHVPKELNYLKPPSSYKQKKKLNSDSVKLVPELCGILPLKASLWWQVMCIPSILHRLNSLNLAHQLNATISDSGLTSECLDHKIIFNWSEEVIARTRETQQNLCVSLVERKSDFMHPFALLHALTLRGANDNFDLERLEVLGDSFLKYITSEYLFLKETKNHEGRLTQRRGKLICNRTLFSLAKLKAVPQKIQSVNLEPPVNGFLPGFLMKPKVNEQLRRYDVAYDKWARVDNLDDLKQEAEEMEIDSEGKESKNNTGSCCYNPWSQHMLSDKSIADSVEALIGAYLLTGGTDAAINFLHKLGLGVCNGESLLKSQLDVPSAVVSQDAQQAESEIRRYYRISCLDRLEKAIKYSFNDKSFIVQAVTHSSYSPNKVTDCYQRLEFLGDAVLDYLVTGHIYSNYTSYSPGQISDLRSHYVKNETLAKVAAEMKLTKHLLHMAPKLSASIDKFLKLLEEPYEEDTLNTEEDEVDAEDVDIPKALGDLVESIVGAVYLDSGRSLQETWEVIKVMMGDMLNKHLTDIPVNCVRELYELVNEKVPGGVTFEKVPRLENDDEAKYHVKIQGLPVVCGKGKNYRTAKIAAAKLGLREYRAHLPKKNV